The nucleotide sequence TAAATTGCATTTCTACATTTTTATGCATCAGAACAGCCACTGCTAAAGTCACTTTATTCCAGCTTCGGGACTCCAGGCTATCTTTCCCGTTGGATTCGTGTTCGAGAATAAGAGAACCCTTTCCAATATACTTATTTTTGTAAATAATAGGACGCATTAAACCAATGCCCGGATTAAAATTCAGGTCCCGCATAGGCATCGACTTCTGGAAAACATTCCAAAACGCTTTTTGCGTAAACATAATAAATAAGTATGTATCAAAAGGAAGTACTGTTTTAGTAAGCCGCTGGCTGATACTCAACTGAAACTTGGCATCAGAATTCGTCGTTGTAGGTTTTTCTCCTAATGTTGTACCAACAATAAGATAGTTATCTTTATTTAGAGAAAAATAAGGCCTTTTATCCAACTCTCGTCGAACACTGTCCGCATTAAATCGTTCATACTTATAAACAATAACTTGCGCAGATAGCATGCTACTTGCAAAAAGTGCAATAGAAAACAAAATACTTTTTATCATAACCGAATTCTAATCTTTATTTTCTACCCTCTATTATTCATTATGAGCAATACAAGAGAATGCAAAAATACACAAAAACCTGCACACTTCTCAATTTTTCCATATCTTTGGCAACATGGAAGAGATATATCAGTTTTATCAGGATTCGATTGCTGCTTTTTCTAAAAAGCTGGATAATTTAAAAAAGAGAATACATCTAATAGGTACTATCCGTTTACTTCTTGTATGCGGATTATGTTTAAGTATTTGGTTTATAAGAAATGAAGGATGGGTAATATGGCTAATCACATTCATCTCATTTCTAATTCCTTTTATAGGATTTATCTTCGTACACAATCGTTTGTTTAAGCAAAAACAGTATACAGAGACATTAATAAAGCTTGAAAAAGATGAGTTACGTGGACTTAATTACGACTTTTCGGCTTTTGATGGAGCATCGGAGCTGAGCAACCCATCTCATCCATTTGGTCTTGACCTCGATCTCTTCGGAGAAAATTCATTATTTCAATCAATCAATCGCACTGTTACCCAAGGTGGACGTGTTTTACTTTCCAACTGGTTTATTAATCCATCAACAGATAAGAAAAAGATCCTTAGCAGGCAAGCCGCAGTAAGGGAGTTATCAGAGAACTCTCAGCTGAGACAACATTTTTTTGTGACCGGAGCCATGTACAAAGGAGAAAAAAATGATGACAAACTTGTAGAGTCCCTTTCATCTGAAGCAATCTTGTTCGAAAGCAATGTTTTATGGAAAATACTCGGATGGATCTTCCCGATAGCGTGGTTGAGCAGTATACTTCTTTACTCTTTCGACTTTATAGCTATGCCATTTTTGTCGATGCTCTTTGCTTTATGTTTCGTTGTTTCATATAGCCAGACAAAAAAAATAAACAAACTCCACCAGTCGGTAAGCAAAATGGAAAGCATTCTTTCAGCTTACGGTCAGCTGATGCTTTGCATAGAGAAATATCCTTTTCAATCAGCCGATCTTGTTTCCATTAGTAATCAACTATCAAACGCTAATTCGCAAGCATCGACTGCTATAAAGAAATTATCAAAATATACCGGGAATCTGGATCAACGATATAATTGGCTGGCAGGATTTATTTTAAATATACTACTACTTTGGGATATCAGGCAATCAATCAATATAGAACGCTGGCGAAAACAGCACAATGAAGATATTCGTCAATGGTTTGCGGCTTTATCTCATTTTGATGCACTTAATTCGTTAGGAGGATTTGCTTTTAATCATCCGGATTATTCTTATCCCGAACTAGCAGACAGCTACTTCAAAATGAAAGGCACAGGTTTAGGGCATCCACTTCTGAATAGGGATGTTTGTGTAACAAATGATATCTCTATAGAAAAAAGTTCTTGGTTCCTGATAGTAACCGGAGCAAATATGGCAGGAAAAAGCACTTATCTTCGAACAGTTGGAGTAAACTATTTGTTAGGACTTACCGGTGCTCCGGTATTTGCGACCTCATTGACTATTTATCCTGCACAATTAATAACAAGTCTCCGAACGGCAGATTCTCTGGTCAATCATGAGTCCTATTTCTTTGCTGAACTCAAACGATTAAAGATGATCATCGACCGTCTTTCGCAGGGAGAAGAAATGTTTATTATTTTGGATGAGATTCTTAAAGGAACTAATTCGGTTGACAAACAAAAAGGATCACTTGCCTTAATGAAGCAACTCATCAACTATAAGGCTTGCGGAATTATTGCCACCCATGATTTGGTATTAGGAACACTGGAGAATGATTTTCCTGACCAGCTAAAAAACTACAGATTCGAGGCTGATATAAAAGAAAATGAGCTAACCTTCTCTTATAAGTTAAGAGAAGGAATAGCTCAAAATATGAACGCATGTTTCCTTATGAAAAAAATGGGAATTACGGTTTAAACCTTACTTTACCATCGCTTTTACTTCTGGAAGTCTGCGTGTAATTTCAGCAATACGGTTAGCATCACTTGGGTGAGTACTCATAAATTCGGGAGCAGTACTTCCGCCATTGGCCGCCATCTTTTGCCAGAATGTTACTGCAACTTCTGGTTTGTATCCAGCCATCGTCATAAATACAAGCCCCATATAGTCTGCTTCGTATTCATGTTTACGTGAATAAGGTAGCGTTACGCCGTATTCGGCTCCCAAGCCATATACAGTAGAAGCAACAGACTGCACTGCCGCAGACTTTCCACTCAAAACCTGGCCCAAAATAGACGATCCATACTGAGCTACAAGTTGCTGACTCATACGTTCGTTAGCATGTTTTGCAACAGCATGCGCTACTTCATGTCCAACGACCACAGCCAACTCGTCGTCTGTCAAAGTAAGAGGAAGAAGTCCTTCGTAAACAACAATCTTTCCTCCAGGCATACAAAATGCGTTCACCTGCGCATCATTAACCAATTTAAACTCCCATGAAAAATTAGCAATATCACTTGTTAATCCGTTGGCCTTTAAATAAGCTTCTGTGGCGACAGCAATCTTCTTACCTACACGTTCCACTTTGGCTGACTGAGTCTTGTTTGTTGAAAGTTTGGCCGTTTTTAAATAATCATTATACTGCGTCAGACTTGCAGCTACAACTTCAGAATCTGATACCAGTAATACCTGCTGTCTTCCCGTCAAAGGGACACTCCCACAAGAGCTAAGGAGTAGCATACATGCAATAAATAATCCTGCTAACTTTTTCATCTCAATTAGTTCTTTATTTTTAATATGTGCAAAATTACAACATTATTTAATAAATCAACAAACTGAGAGGACTATTGTTCAACACACAAAATTGTCACCTTTATGTGTTTAGCCATCAATTGTTATTTTGTATAAAAAGATCCTCAAAGTGTATATTTATTCAGATTATTAGCTAAATTTGCAGCCTATTTGAATAATTATACAACAATGAGTACAAAGCAACAACGGTTAGAAGCAATCTGTCAGATAATTCAATCCGAAGCGATTCGTAATCAGGAAGAGCTGTTAAAACATTTAGAGATGCAAGGATTTCAATTTACTCAGGCAACTCTTTCCCGTGATATCAAGTATCTTAAAATTGCGAAAGCCCACGATGGAGCAGACAATTATGTGTATACGCTTCCCGATCAGATCCGGGTCCCTGGCGCAGGGAATCAGGGAAGAGTGCTTGATACTAAACCCGCAACAGGATACCGGAACATTGAATTTTCGGGTAACCTAGCTGTGTTGAAAACAAGACCGGGATACGCGATGGGTATTGCATCGGATATAGACGCAAAAGCCCCACGTGAAATCTTAGGTACTATTGCCGGCGACGACACCATCTTACTTATTCCCAGAGAAGGGATCAGTCGTGAAGGAGTTATCAAAGCATTGTCTCAGTTTATTCCTGAAATAGAAGAAGCTTCGTTATAAATGAATTAAGAACACAAAATATAAAATGGAAAAAGAAATTGAAATTGATGTAATGGTAGCCGATGCCTCCCACGAGATTTACGTGGATACAATTCTGGACACCATTGAAACCGCGGCAAAAGTAAGAGGAACAGGTATAGCCAAACGAACCCATGAATATGTTGCCCTGAAGATGAGGGAGGGTAAAGCCATTATCGCATTGGCAGGAAATGAATTTGCCGGGTTTTGTTACATCGAATCATGGGGTAATAAAGAATATGTCGCTAATTCGGGATTAATCGTTGTTGAGAAATTCCGTGGACATGGTTTGGCAAAACGAATTAAAAATGCAGCTTTTACCCTATCCAGACTACGTTGGCCTAAAGCCAAATTATTCGGATTAACATCCGGTGCAGCCGTTATGAAAATCAATACCGAACTAGGATATGTTCCGGTTACTTTTTCTGAACTAACAAAAGATGAGGCATTTTGGAAGGGTTGCGAAGGATGCATCAACCATGATGTACTAATGAGGACAGAAAGACGTTATTGTATATGCACTGCAATGCTTTACGATCCCAACGATCCTAAAAAGAAAAAAAACGAAGAAAACGAAAACAAATAAAATACTAAATATACAGATTATGAAAGAAAAAGTAGTGCTGGCATTTAGCGGTGGATTAGACACCTCTTTCTGCGCAAAGTACCTCTCAGAAGAGAAAGGTTATGATGTTTATACAGCAGTTGCCAATACTGGCGGGTTCAGCGACGAAGAATTAAAGGTTATCGAAGATAAGGCCTATAAACTTGGTGCTGTAAAGCACGTGGCCCTCAATGTTGAACAGGAATACTATGAGAAGAGTATTAAATATATGGTATTCGGAAACGTATTGCGTAACGGTACATATCCAATTTCAGTAAGTTCGGAGCGTATTTTCCAGGCGTTGGCTATCATTGAGTATGCCAAAGAAATTGGGGCAGATTATGTGGCGCACGGAAGCACCGGTGCTGGCAATGATCAGGTTCGGTTTGACTTGACATTCGAAGTAATTGCTCCGAATATAAAGATACTTACCCCCACCCGTGACATGGTATTGAGCCGCGAATACGAAATCAATTATCTGAAACAGCATGGATTCGAAGCCGATTTTAAAAAGATGGAATATTCTATCAACAAAGGGCTTTGGGGTACCAGCGTAGGTGGAAAAGAAACATTGCATTCAGATCAAACTCTTCCTGAAGAGGCTTATCCTTCTCAGGTAACTACTACAAAAGAAGAAACACTGACAATCGATTTTGAAAAAGGTGAAATTTGTGGCGTTAACGGTGTTGGCTACAGCAATAAGATTGATGCCATCCGTGCGGTTGAAGCAATAGGAAGCAAGTTCGGAATCGGACGCGACATGCATGTGGGCGATACAATTATTGGGATAAAAGGTCGTGTTGGATTCGAAGCTGCCGGACCTATGCTTATTATTAACGCTCATAAAATGCTTGAAAAGCACACACTTACCAAATGGCAGCAGTACTGGAAAGATCAGCTTGGCAACTGGTATGGCATGTTCTTGCACGAAGCTCAGTATCTTGAACCTGTGATGCGCGACATGGAAGCCTTTCTTCAAAGTAGTCAGGCTAATGTGTCAGGACGTGTTATTGTTATTTTGCGTCCGTACAGCTATACCTTGGTTGGCGTTCAAAGCGATTTCGATTTGATGAAAGGCGACTTCGGTGTTTACGGAGAAGAGCAAAAAGCATGGACCGCCGACGATGTAAAAGGTTTCACCAAAATATTGGGTAACCAGATGAAAATCTTTTATTCGGTACAAAACAAAAACAAGCAGTAATGATTAATGTAGGAATTATTGGTGGAGCAGGTTATACAGCAGGCGAATTAATTCGTCTGCTGCTAATCCATCCTGATGTTGAAATATCTTTTGTAAATAGTACAAGTAATGCAGGTAACAAAATTACCGACGTTCACAGTGACCTTTACGGAGAAACAGATTTGGTTTTCACAGACGAACTTCCTTTTTCGGATATCGACGTACTCTTTTTCTGTACGGCTCATGGTGATTCTAAGAAATTTATGGATAGTCATGAAGTCCCTTCCAGTCTAAAAATAATAGACTTAAGCACAGACTTCCGCCTTGAAAGTCCGGAACATGACTTCGTTTACGGGTTACCTGAACTAAACCGTCGTAAAATATGTGCTGCAAAACATATTGCCAATCCGGGATGCTTTGCCACCTGTATTCAGTTGGGTGTATTACCATTGGCAAAACACCTGATGCTTAATTCTGAACTACATGTAAATGCGATCACCGGGTCGACGGGAGCAGGTGTTAAACCTTCAGGGACCTCTCATTTTAGCTGGAGAAACGATAACATTTCGATCTACAAACCATTTGAACACCAACATTTGGCCGAAATAAAACAAAGTCTGTCGTCACTGCAAAACAGCTTCCGAAGTGCCATCAATTTTATTCCTGTCAGAGGTAACTTTTCCCGTGGAATATTCGCTACAACTTACATCGATTGTAAAATTGATCTAAGCGAGATTAAGCGAATTTACGAAGAATATTACAGCGATCATTCTTTCACATTTGTAATTGATAAGAATCCGGATTTGAAACAGGTAATAAACACGAATAAGTGTCTGATCCACCTTGAAAAGCATAATGACAAACTATTGATCGTTTCGATGATAGACAATTTGCTGAAGGGGGCATCCGGTCAGGCTGTTCACAACATGAACTTAATTTTCGGACTGGAAGAATCGGTAGGATTACACCTTAAACCTAGTGCTTTTTAAGCTATATAGCTTTGTAAAGACAATTTAATTGAATGAACATGAAACTATTTGATGTATATCCTTTATTCAATATAGATATTGTAAAGGGAAAGGGATGCCACGTTTGGGATGCCGAAGGAAACGAATACCTCGACCTCTATGGCGGGCATGCCGTAATCTCGGTAGGACACTGTCACCCCTATTACGTAGAAAAGCTAACAGAACAGCTTAATAAATTGGGGTTTTACTCAAACTCAGTTATCAATAATCTACAAGTTGTCCTGGCCGAAAAGTTGGGAAAACTATCTGAATACGAAGACTACTCACTTTTTCTGATAAACTCCGGAGCCGAAGCCAACGAAAATGCTTTAAAGCTTGCGTCTTTTCACAATGGAAAAAAACGAGTTATTTCCTTTAAGAAGGCCTTTCACGGACGTACATCGGCAGCAGTAAAAGTTACTGATAATCCGGCAATCATTGCTCCTATTAATGATACGATTCCCGTTACTTTTGTTCCGTTAAATGACATTGATGCGGTTGAAGCAGAACTAAAAAAAGGAGATGTTTCGTCGGTAATTATTGAAGGTATCCAAGGTGTTGGAGGTATCCAGCAACCATCGGATGAATTCTTTAAAGCCTTGCGGGCTGTATGCACCAAATACAAAGTGGTTCTTATTCTGGATGAAATTCAATCAGGATACGGACGTACCGGAAAATTCTTTGCTCACCAATATGCCGGTATCAAACCCGACATGATAACTGTAGCAAAAGGTATCGGTAACGGATTTCCAATGGCAGGATTATTAATCAGTCCAGAGTTCAAACCCGTATTCGGTATGCTTGGAACAACATTCGGAGGAAATCACCTGGCCTGTATAGCCGCAATAGCTGTACTTGAAATTATGGAAAAAGAACAACTACTGGACAATGCTACAAAAGTTGGAAATTATTTAATCGAAGAACTGGGCAAGCTTTCCGGCATAAAAGAAATTCGTGGCCGTGGATTAATGATAGGTATCGAATTTGAAGAGTCCATTAAAGAAATCCGTTCACGTCTTTTATTTGAAGAAAAAGTATTTACAGGAGTTGCTGGTACAAACACCATACGCTTACTGCCTCCGCTTTGTTTATCAATGGAAGAAGCAGCCGACTTTATGACCCGTTTTAAACGTGTACTTGGTCAATAAAACAAGTTGAATCAGGCAACACCTCCAAACTTAATTATTCGTTGAAACTAGTTAAATAAAAAAAGCCTTCCGGAAATTCCGGAAGGCTTTTTTATGTTTCTTGAATTATAATTACTTGATACCAAGCTTCTTTGCAATTGCTTTTGGAAGAGCATCTTTATGAACAATTATATTCATTGTCTTATAGGCTACAAAAGCTTCAGAAGCATACCATGTTCCCTTAAACTTATTGTCTGTACCCCATGAATTTTTTACCATATAGAATTTCTTTCCGGTCTGATCTTTTGCCATACCGTAAATTAGCATCCCATGATCGTCTGT is from uncultured Macellibacteroides sp. and encodes:
- a CDS encoding argininosuccinate synthase domain-containing protein; the encoded protein is MMKEKVVLAFSGGLDTSFCAKYLSEEKGYDVYTAVANTGGFSDEELKVIEDKAYKLGAVKHVALNVEQEYYEKSIKYMVFGNVLRNGTYPISVSSERIFQALAIIEYAKEIGADYVAHGSTGAGNDQVRFDLTFEVIAPNIKILTPTRDMVLSREYEINYLKQHGFEADFKKMEYSINKGLWGTSVGGKETLHSDQTLPEEAYPSQVTTTKEETLTIDFEKGEICGVNGVGYSNKIDAIRAVEAIGSKFGIGRDMHVGDTIIGIKGRVGFEAAGPMLIINAHKMLEKHTLTKWQQYWKDQLGNWYGMFLHEAQYLEPVMRDMEAFLQSSQANVSGRVIVILRPYSYTLVGVQSDFDLMKGDFGVYGEEQKAWTADDVKGFTKILGNQMKIFYSVQNKNKQ
- a CDS encoding GNAT family N-acetyltransferase — translated: MEKEIEIDVMVADASHEIYVDTILDTIETAAKVRGTGIAKRTHEYVALKMREGKAIIALAGNEFAGFCYIESWGNKEYVANSGLIVVEKFRGHGLAKRIKNAAFTLSRLRWPKAKLFGLTSGAAVMKINTELGYVPVTFSELTKDEAFWKGCEGCINHDVLMRTERRYCICTAMLYDPNDPKKKKNEENENK
- a CDS encoding ArgR family transcriptional regulator, whose amino-acid sequence is MSTKQQRLEAICQIIQSEAIRNQEELLKHLEMQGFQFTQATLSRDIKYLKIAKAHDGADNYVYTLPDQIRVPGAGNQGRVLDTKPATGYRNIEFSGNLAVLKTRPGYAMGIASDIDAKAPREILGTIAGDDTILLIPREGISREGVIKALSQFIPEIEEASL
- a CDS encoding M48 family metallopeptidase, with product MKKLAGLFIACMLLLSSCGSVPLTGRQQVLLVSDSEVVAASLTQYNDYLKTAKLSTNKTQSAKVERVGKKIAVATEAYLKANGLTSDIANFSWEFKLVNDAQVNAFCMPGGKIVVYEGLLPLTLTDDELAVVVGHEVAHAVAKHANERMSQQLVAQYGSSILGQVLSGKSAAVQSVASTVYGLGAEYGVTLPYSRKHEYEADYMGLVFMTMAGYKPEVAVTFWQKMAANGGSTAPEFMSTHPSDANRIAEITRRLPEVKAMVK
- a CDS encoding aspartate aminotransferase family protein, whose protein sequence is MKLFDVYPLFNIDIVKGKGCHVWDAEGNEYLDLYGGHAVISVGHCHPYYVEKLTEQLNKLGFYSNSVINNLQVVLAEKLGKLSEYEDYSLFLINSGAEANENALKLASFHNGKKRVISFKKAFHGRTSAAVKVTDNPAIIAPINDTIPVTFVPLNDIDAVEAELKKGDVSSVIIEGIQGVGGIQQPSDEFFKALRAVCTKYKVVLILDEIQSGYGRTGKFFAHQYAGIKPDMITVAKGIGNGFPMAGLLISPEFKPVFGMLGTTFGGNHLACIAAIAVLEIMEKEQLLDNATKVGNYLIEELGKLSGIKEIRGRGLMIGIEFEESIKEIRSRLLFEEKVFTGVAGTNTIRLLPPLCLSMEEAADFMTRFKRVLGQ
- a CDS encoding DNA mismatch repair protein MutS; this translates as MEEIYQFYQDSIAAFSKKLDNLKKRIHLIGTIRLLLVCGLCLSIWFIRNEGWVIWLITFISFLIPFIGFIFVHNRLFKQKQYTETLIKLEKDELRGLNYDFSAFDGASELSNPSHPFGLDLDLFGENSLFQSINRTVTQGGRVLLSNWFINPSTDKKKILSRQAAVRELSENSQLRQHFFVTGAMYKGEKNDDKLVESLSSEAILFESNVLWKILGWIFPIAWLSSILLYSFDFIAMPFLSMLFALCFVVSYSQTKKINKLHQSVSKMESILSAYGQLMLCIEKYPFQSADLVSISNQLSNANSQASTAIKKLSKYTGNLDQRYNWLAGFILNILLLWDIRQSINIERWRKQHNEDIRQWFAALSHFDALNSLGGFAFNHPDYSYPELADSYFKMKGTGLGHPLLNRDVCVTNDISIEKSSWFLIVTGANMAGKSTYLRTVGVNYLLGLTGAPVFATSLTIYPAQLITSLRTADSLVNHESYFFAELKRLKMIIDRLSQGEEMFIILDEILKGTNSVDKQKGSLALMKQLINYKACGIIATHDLVLGTLENDFPDQLKNYRFEADIKENELTFSYKLREGIAQNMNACFLMKKMGITV
- the argC gene encoding N-acetyl-gamma-glutamyl-phosphate reductase, translating into MINVGIIGGAGYTAGELIRLLLIHPDVEISFVNSTSNAGNKITDVHSDLYGETDLVFTDELPFSDIDVLFFCTAHGDSKKFMDSHEVPSSLKIIDLSTDFRLESPEHDFVYGLPELNRRKICAAKHIANPGCFATCIQLGVLPLAKHLMLNSELHVNAITGSTGAGVKPSGTSHFSWRNDNISIYKPFEHQHLAEIKQSLSSLQNSFRSAINFIPVRGNFSRGIFATTYIDCKIDLSEIKRIYEEYYSDHSFTFVIDKNPDLKQVINTNKCLIHLEKHNDKLLIVSMIDNLLKGASGQAVHNMNLIFGLEESVGLHLKPSAF
- a CDS encoding phospholipase A, with product MIKSILFSIALFASSMLSAQVIVYKYERFNADSVRRELDKRPYFSLNKDNYLIVGTTLGEKPTTTNSDAKFQLSISQRLTKTVLPFDTYLFIMFTQKAFWNVFQKSMPMRDLNFNPGIGLMRPIIYKNKYIGKGSLILEHESNGKDSLESRSWNKVTLAVAVLMHKNVEMQFKTCIPIIDSDNNRDILKYNGIGQLSTSFMTDNRKFNAAVILNKRKGWDLNFNTTLEVGYKFNPRDNQYIFLQYYNGYGEGLLEYKQFQSKLRIGFVIKPQDFSFY